In a single window of the Olivibacter sp. SDN3 genome:
- a CDS encoding TlpA disulfide reductase family protein, with protein sequence MKKLTLIIMLSLSLNNLLHAQNRAVPSLKIGDKVPQIALKGFLGKREAKDLKEFYKGKVLIINFWASWCVPCLKELPILDSLAKVNADKLNVISVTYESRDHTVSFLEKHPDLKLKSVAVLPGDSVLHQIFSHRIIPHNVLIDSSGTVRNITGSEGITQSNIDLLIRGKSSLTKNKNDAIGFNFNETFHKGDSNFISRSILTSYMEGIPGGLSYRRSWNPKKREIIRFFSFNVSLSHLLWSVVGMEKSIRNYYHLMRIETKDSTRYFWPSECPESFNRSKYKTKANWMKDNLYCYELTLPKPFQDTAFFDFMLNDLKRVFKFDIEKRREKILCTSIYVKESGLLKASQADTSYIQVNSDGLTAKRVSPVELFHYINEKVKPNLNSIPADPPFIDKTELKFPIDVALRFDNGRLPSYEEIKGMLKKRYGFSTKLEKHKYPITIIRDMEP encoded by the coding sequence ATGAAAAAACTAACATTGATAATCATGCTTTCCTTGTCTCTGAATAATCTGTTACATGCGCAGAATAGAGCAGTGCCTAGCCTGAAAATCGGGGACAAGGTTCCACAGATCGCTCTTAAGGGCTTTTTAGGCAAAAGGGAAGCAAAAGATCTGAAAGAATTTTACAAGGGGAAGGTATTGATTATTAATTTTTGGGCGTCATGGTGTGTACCGTGCCTAAAGGAATTGCCCATATTGGATTCGCTGGCAAAGGTGAATGCAGATAAACTAAACGTTATTTCCGTTACTTATGAATCCAGGGACCATACAGTATCGTTTCTGGAAAAACACCCTGATTTAAAACTGAAGAGTGTAGCGGTTCTTCCGGGAGATTCCGTATTACACCAAATTTTCAGTCATCGGATCATTCCGCATAACGTTTTGATCGATAGTTCAGGAACAGTACGGAATATTACCGGTTCGGAAGGGATAACCCAATCAAATATAGATCTGCTTATTAGGGGCAAATCATCGCTGACCAAAAACAAAAATGATGCGATTGGTTTCAACTTTAATGAAACGTTCCATAAAGGCGATTCAAATTTTATTTCAAGGTCTATTTTGACAAGTTACATGGAAGGAATTCCGGGAGGGCTTTCTTATCGGAGATCTTGGAATCCAAAAAAGCGTGAGATAATTCGTTTCTTTTCCTTTAATGTTTCGCTCTCTCATTTACTTTGGTCCGTAGTCGGTATGGAAAAATCCATTCGGAACTACTACCACCTTATGCGGATAGAAACCAAGGATTCGACCAGATACTTCTGGCCGAGTGAGTGCCCGGAATCGTTTAACCGATCGAAGTATAAAACCAAGGCAAATTGGATGAAAGATAATCTATACTGTTACGAACTGACACTCCCAAAACCATTTCAGGATACCGCTTTTTTCGACTTTATGTTGAATGATCTGAAACGGGTATTCAAATTTGATATTGAGAAAAGACGGGAAAAGATATTGTGCACAAGCATTTACGTAAAGGAGAGCGGGTTACTGAAAGCATCACAGGCCGATACTTCTTATATTCAGGTGAATTCAGATGGGCTAACGGCAAAACGTGTTTCTCCAGTAGAATTATTCCATTACATAAACGAAAAGGTAAAGCCAAATCTCAATAGCATACCTGCTGACCCGCCTTTTATCGATAAAACAGAACTAAAATTTCCGATTGATGTGGCTTTAAGATTTGACAATGGTCGTCTTCCAAGCTACGAAGAGATTAAAGGTATGTTAAAAAAGAGATATGGTTTTAGTACGAAATTGGAAAAACATAAATATCCAATAACCATTATAAGAGATATGGAGCCCTAA
- a CDS encoding RagB/SusD family nutrient uptake outer membrane protein, which translates to MKANIKFILSLFIIVFSACERWVEINTPENQLTTDKVFADTATLNGAVANMYDQFNRSIDVSYNKYMGLYTDELQYQGSNQEVLEFYNGNILAANSMILNIWSRLYAVIYQANDIIEQLTNSSSIPSQVSTKAIGEAKFIRAFAYYYLANTFGDVPLILTTDVTLNASSARTESSEITNQIVDDLTESKVLLSTSPDGPLSRTRANRWAATALLSRLLIQQEKWEEAYSAASEVINSQYFTPLSDLSVVFRSGSRETIFQFWTQNGFIQDATNLIALSGVPAYSLSSGLVQAFEEEDQRKVNWTGTITANGTTYYYSYKYKNRSSGSTSFPEYLIALRCSEQYLIRAEAELHLGNTAGAIDDINTIRVRAGLSSLPADLNSQECFKALEQEKRVEMFMEWGYRYIDLKRTERIYNVMSKYKPNWTEHSDLLPIPQREINVNQNLTQNPGY; encoded by the coding sequence ATGAAAGCAAACATAAAATTTATCCTATCATTATTTATCATTGTCTTCTCCGCATGCGAGAGATGGGTGGAAATAAATACACCCGAGAACCAGCTTACCACAGACAAGGTATTTGCTGACACGGCTACGCTGAACGGGGCCGTCGCAAACATGTATGATCAGTTTAACCGTTCTATAGACGTCTCTTACAATAAGTACATGGGTCTGTACACTGATGAGCTCCAATATCAGGGATCAAACCAGGAGGTGCTGGAATTTTATAATGGAAATATTCTTGCAGCCAATTCTATGATATTGAACATATGGAGCAGGCTTTATGCTGTTATTTACCAAGCGAATGACATCATTGAGCAGCTCACAAATTCTTCCTCTATTCCTTCGCAGGTTTCCACGAAAGCGATCGGGGAAGCAAAATTTATTAGGGCATTTGCCTATTATTACCTGGCCAATACGTTTGGGGATGTCCCTCTTATCCTCACTACCGATGTTACCCTGAATGCATCGAGTGCAAGAACCGAATCGTCAGAGATCACTAATCAGATAGTTGACGACCTCACCGAATCAAAGGTGTTACTTTCGACCAGTCCTGACGGACCACTTTCGCGAACAAGGGCAAATCGATGGGCTGCCACGGCACTGCTATCGAGACTGCTTATACAACAGGAAAAGTGGGAAGAAGCTTACTCTGCTGCCAGCGAAGTGATCAATTCGCAATATTTTACTCCTTTATCAGATCTGTCTGTTGTTTTCCGATCCGGCAGTAGAGAAACCATTTTCCAATTCTGGACACAGAACGGGTTCATTCAGGATGCGACGAACCTGATAGCACTTTCCGGGGTACCGGCATATTCCTTGTCCAGCGGTTTAGTGCAGGCTTTCGAAGAGGAAGATCAAAGGAAAGTTAACTGGACGGGAACGATTACAGCAAACGGAACAACCTACTATTATTCTTACAAATACAAAAATCGTTCGTCAGGCAGCACCTCTTTTCCCGAGTACCTCATTGCCCTTCGTTGCTCGGAACAATATTTAATAAGAGCCGAAGCGGAACTACACCTAGGAAATACCGCGGGTGCAATAGACGATATTAATACAATACGGGTACGGGCCGGACTTTCTTCACTTCCCGCTGATTTAAACAGCCAAGAATGCTTCAAGGCGCTGGAACAAGAAAAGAGAGTAGAGATGTTTATGGAATGGGGCTATAGGTATATCGACTTAAAGCGTACAGAGCGCATTTATAATGTGATGAGCAAATATAAGCCAAATTGGACCGAACATTCTGATCTTTTACCCATACCTCAGCGTGAAATCAATGTCAATCAAAATTTAACTCAAAATCCCGGATACTAA
- a CDS encoding MauE/DoxX family redox-associated membrane protein, whose product MKVAIFQKNNLLCKLNGKFRHLWGAVRSWNWKEILMIGTVVFVIILFSYTAVSKLLGYEKFVFQMRLAPVPFMKTMAPVIGRVLPWIELALVVMLYKEKTRLLAYKASFVLMVLFEIYITWMKVVSVRTGITLPCTCGGILSRMGWEQHLFFNASVIVLLLLSIYWHRGKYPNKNNKP is encoded by the coding sequence ATGAAAGTGGCAATATTTCAAAAAAATAATCTATTATGCAAACTTAATGGCAAGTTCCGGCACTTATGGGGAGCCGTTCGCTCATGGAACTGGAAAGAAATACTTATGATTGGCACAGTTGTATTTGTCATCATTTTATTTTCGTATACCGCTGTAAGCAAACTGCTGGGTTATGAAAAATTTGTCTTTCAAATGCGGCTTGCTCCCGTTCCTTTTATGAAAACTATGGCACCGGTTATCGGCAGGGTTCTTCCATGGATCGAATTGGCGCTGGTGGTAATGCTCTATAAGGAAAAAACAAGGTTGTTGGCCTATAAAGCCTCATTTGTGCTGATGGTTTTATTCGAAATTTATATTACGTGGATGAAAGTTGTTTCCGTCAGGACCGGAATCACCCTACCTTGTACGTGTGGCGGGATTTTATCCCGAATGGGTTGGGAGCAGCACCTTTTTTTCAACGCTTCTGTAATTGTGCTTTTACTACTGTCGATTTATTGGCATAGAGGAAAATATCCAAACAAAAATAACAAACCATAA
- a CDS encoding relaxase/mobilization nuclease domain-containing protein: MVARIMIGKSIRGILHYNEQKVAEGSATLIMASGFAYDIDKLDFAHKLRRFEHLICLKPSVSTNALHISLNFHSSEKLDDTKMQQIAAAYMERIRFGDQPFLVYRHHDVSHQHFHIATVNIKKDGNSIDLHNIGRIKSEQARKFIEKEFGLIRAESKTYHPEPAIKAIDPERIQYGHLPTKRAIASVVTTVMNSYKFTSLAEFNAVLKQFNVVADRGSEESEMFRKKGLLYSVLDRQGHKVGVPIKASSFYSKPILKRLERKFEQNVEKRKPYRADLKNRIDQAISKYEHITKQTLITELQKRGISLIFRQNEEGFIYGATFIDHRCKTVFNGSSLGKAYSAKALKEKLAENDKITTYLAKPKRINSYLKPLSEEKRLQYTEKINLSDLTVSTTTTDKILKDLLDPEYTGYAPSITSKKKKRRIKRKKP; the protein is encoded by the coding sequence ATGGTTGCACGGATCATGATAGGTAAAAGTATACGCGGCATACTGCATTATAATGAGCAGAAGGTTGCGGAAGGTTCTGCCACGCTGATTATGGCCAGCGGCTTTGCGTATGACATCGACAAACTTGACTTCGCTCATAAACTTAGACGGTTTGAACACCTAATCTGCCTTAAACCAAGCGTAAGCACGAATGCACTCCATATCTCGTTGAACTTCCATTCAAGTGAAAAACTGGATGACACTAAAATGCAACAGATCGCAGCAGCCTATATGGAACGTATCAGGTTTGGTGACCAACCTTTTCTGGTATATCGGCACCACGATGTTTCCCATCAGCATTTCCATATCGCAACGGTAAATATAAAAAAGGATGGCAACTCCATCGACCTACATAATATAGGGAGGATAAAATCGGAACAGGCAAGAAAATTCATAGAGAAAGAATTTGGCCTGATAAGAGCGGAGAGCAAAACATATCATCCAGAGCCAGCTATAAAGGCAATTGATCCTGAGAGGATACAATATGGTCATTTGCCTACCAAAAGGGCAATCGCCAGTGTGGTTACGACGGTGATGAATAGCTATAAGTTCACGTCACTTGCAGAATTTAATGCAGTGCTCAAACAGTTCAATGTCGTGGCAGACAGGGGGAGTGAGGAAAGCGAAATGTTCAGAAAAAAAGGTCTTCTTTATTCAGTACTGGACAGACAGGGCCATAAGGTTGGAGTTCCGATCAAGGCAAGCAGCTTTTATAGTAAACCTATCCTTAAACGGTTGGAAAGAAAGTTTGAACAAAATGTCGAGAAAAGAAAACCTTATCGAGCTGATTTAAAAAATCGAATCGATCAGGCGATCAGCAAATACGAACACATTACCAAGCAGACACTAATTACCGAATTACAAAAACGTGGGATATCGCTTATTTTTCGCCAGAATGAAGAAGGGTTTATATACGGCGCTACATTTATTGATCACCGGTGTAAAACCGTTTTTAATGGCAGCAGTCTTGGGAAAGCTTACAGTGCAAAAGCCCTGAAGGAAAAACTTGCCGAAAACGATAAGATCACGACCTATCTGGCGAAACCAAAAAGAATAAACAGTTACCTAAAACCCCTCAGTGAAGAAAAGCGCCTTCAATATACCGAAAAAATCAACCTTTCCGATCTGACTGTCTCTACTACTACAACTGATAAAATACTAAAAGATCTTCTTGATCCCGAGTATACCGGATATGCACCTTCTATAACCTCTAAAAAGAAAAAAAGAAGAATAAAGCGAAAAAAACCATGA
- a CDS encoding mobilization protein, whose translation MPRKKIKDQEQVLTNPIVIRVTLNEFNKLEKVRKESDCRSIGEVVRKMLLKQRITYLHKDISMNGPMEELALIRKEIKAIGVNINQQTHRFHTSQNEAERAFFALKTASTYKQMEPKLEHLLSIVSKLAEKWLHGS comes from the coding sequence ATGCCCAGGAAAAAAATCAAAGATCAAGAACAGGTACTTACTAATCCGATTGTTATAAGGGTCACCTTGAATGAGTTTAATAAGCTTGAAAAGGTCAGGAAAGAAAGTGATTGCAGGAGCATTGGAGAAGTGGTCAGAAAGATGCTTTTAAAACAACGGATAACCTACCTGCACAAGGATATTTCTATGAATGGTCCTATGGAAGAGCTTGCATTGATAAGAAAAGAGATTAAAGCTATAGGTGTCAATATCAATCAGCAGACGCATCGTTTTCATACCAGTCAGAATGAGGCTGAACGGGCCTTTTTTGCTCTTAAAACAGCCAGTACCTATAAACAGATGGAACCCAAGCTGGAACATCTGTTAAGTATCGTTTCAAAACTTGCTGAAAAATGGTTGCACGGATCATGA
- the mobC gene encoding conjugal transfer protein MobC, with product MNTGEDIQGLRKIIDFSRLISIFILAIHFYLFCYKAFEQWGWIAEITDRIISIIAKTGLYSDIFLPKLAALGLLSISLLGAKGKKDEKMKVRVIVCYIITGLLLYFISILCFYIPSGIAVIAALYMLVTSIGYLLILTGGVYLSRLLKEKLSHDIFNTENETFPQEERLLENEFSVNLPTKYQLKGKIRNGWINFINLFRGLLVAGTPGAGKSYFVIRHIIDQHIKKGFSVFLYDFKFDDLSRITYNALLRYRKNYTVKPTFWVIDFEKIYHRCNPLDPESMDDITDATEASRTIMLGLNRDWIKKEGDFFVESPINFLTAIIWFLRKYEDGRYCTLPHVIELMQVDYDPLFAVLQQEEQIKVLINPFISAFQNNAKEQLEGQIASAKIGLARLSSPQLYYVLSGNDFTLDVNNPKAPKIVCVGNNPQKLQVFGPVLSLFISRMIKLVNRKGQLKSSLIFDEFPTIYFNNIDSLIATARSNKVATVLAVQDFSQLKKDYGADQADVITGIVGNIISGQVTGDTAKKLSETFGKIVQDRQSLSINSSDTSISKSTQLDAAIPASKIATLSSGVFVGVVADNPDCKIPQKIFHAEIQNDHEAIKAEEASYRDIPLVEKVTSEDIQETYLNIKDDIQQLITKELAKITASLPKQNEAHKKNTPPLPEQASLSL from the coding sequence ATGAACACAGGAGAAGATATACAGGGATTGAGGAAAATCATTGACTTTTCCCGACTGATCAGCATATTCATATTGGCTATCCATTTCTATCTATTCTGTTATAAAGCTTTTGAACAATGGGGCTGGATAGCCGAAATTACCGATCGAATCATAAGTATTATTGCAAAGACGGGCCTTTATTCCGACATCTTCTTGCCCAAACTAGCTGCACTGGGTTTGTTATCGATATCCCTGTTGGGAGCAAAGGGCAAAAAGGATGAAAAGATGAAGGTAAGGGTGATCGTTTGCTATATTATTACCGGACTGTTACTTTACTTCATAAGTATACTTTGTTTTTATATCCCTTCCGGAATAGCGGTCATTGCTGCACTCTATATGCTGGTAACATCAATAGGTTACCTCCTGATCCTCACGGGAGGAGTATACCTCTCAAGGCTATTGAAAGAAAAGCTTAGCCATGATATCTTTAATACCGAGAATGAAACCTTTCCACAGGAAGAACGGTTATTGGAAAATGAATTTTCCGTTAACCTCCCGACAAAATACCAGCTTAAGGGGAAGATAAGGAACGGTTGGATAAACTTCATCAATCTTTTCAGAGGCTTGTTGGTAGCCGGAACCCCTGGCGCGGGGAAAAGTTACTTTGTCATTCGCCATATCATTGATCAGCATATAAAAAAGGGGTTCTCCGTCTTCTTATATGATTTTAAATTCGATGATCTGTCCAGGATTACCTATAATGCATTATTGAGATATCGGAAGAATTATACCGTGAAGCCAACCTTTTGGGTGATCGATTTCGAGAAAATATATCATCGGTGCAATCCCTTGGATCCCGAAAGTATGGACGATATAACCGATGCTACGGAGGCAAGCCGTACCATTATGCTTGGCCTTAACCGCGACTGGATAAAAAAGGAAGGTGACTTCTTTGTAGAGAGTCCCATAAACTTCCTAACAGCCATTATCTGGTTTCTTCGGAAGTATGAAGACGGGAGATATTGCACCCTGCCGCATGTTATAGAGCTGATGCAAGTGGATTATGATCCGCTTTTTGCCGTATTGCAACAGGAGGAACAGATCAAGGTACTGATAAACCCATTTATATCCGCCTTTCAGAATAATGCAAAAGAGCAGCTTGAAGGACAGATCGCCAGCGCAAAAATCGGATTGGCCAGATTATCCTCGCCCCAATTATATTATGTTCTGAGCGGCAATGATTTTACCTTGGATGTTAATAACCCAAAAGCTCCAAAAATCGTATGCGTTGGTAACAACCCGCAGAAACTACAGGTGTTCGGCCCTGTACTTTCCCTCTTCATTTCAAGAATGATAAAACTGGTCAACAGGAAAGGCCAACTTAAAAGCAGCCTTATTTTTGATGAGTTTCCAACTATCTACTTTAACAATATCGATAGCCTTATTGCTACAGCAAGGAGCAACAAAGTAGCCACGGTATTAGCCGTTCAGGATTTCAGCCAGCTAAAAAAAGATTACGGGGCAGACCAAGCAGATGTAATAACCGGAATTGTCGGGAATATTATCAGCGGACAGGTGACCGGCGATACTGCAAAAAAATTATCTGAGACATTTGGCAAAATTGTTCAGGATCGACAGAGTCTGAGCATAAACAGCAGTGACACATCCATCTCAAAATCTACGCAGTTGGATGCCGCCATTCCGGCAAGCAAGATAGCAACACTCTCATCAGGCGTGTTTGTTGGCGTTGTTGCCGACAACCCGGACTGTAAGATACCACAGAAAATTTTTCATGCAGAAATACAGAATGACCATGAGGCAATAAAGGCAGAGGAAGCTTCTTATAGAGATATACCGCTTGTTGAAAAGGTGACATCAGAGGACATACAGGAAACCTATCTCAATATAAAGGATGATATACAGCAGTTGATAACAAAAGAGCTAGCAAAGATAACCGCGTCACTGCCCAAACAGAATGAGGCCCACAAAAAAAATACTCCACCGCTCCCTGAACAGGCGTCCTTGTCTTTATAA
- a CDS encoding SusC/RagA family TonB-linked outer membrane protein, with protein MNLTLIRGLLCPKGELSASGDRLSAKSRFKKSSTNKRNIINLHTIVRPHFLGRTTVCRDQRHKIIANHTLKVANRYPYKTGIKMGLNGVVLRAPKPYAFYLITLKILFCVCLAHARQSSFPEAATGVALRQYVLKGKVLSVVNNDPLTGSTISIVGNNISTKTEPNGNFIIKTALAKGTLRISHMGYRSKSLLFSISEDDEYIVTLSPEENVLDEIQVIGYGETSKRFNTGSVSSISAKEIDQQPVTNVLSALSGRMPGVFVQTTNGLPGGNINIQIRGKGSIAAGTSPLYIIDGVPFNSSVGNLTSISVLSTSAINGLASPLNAINPNDIESITILKDADATAIYGSRGSNGVVLITTKKGKQGNTKIAIDISNALNQVANLPKLLNMEEYRTIREEAFTNDGRSPSSDPNSADYAPELTVWNDTLNRNWPEFLLGGTGSITNLSARVSGGNAQTQFTVNGNYRAESTYLPGDNKYARGSLATNIQHQSANQKFQVNLSNFFTLDNNRLVNPSSNTYFNLMLPPNYPIYNEDGSFNWHSSNVVAEMNAYSKSKNDNFLTNIQLKYNLDEAINIAVSAGYNRINFVQRQVFPGIALYPGSINYTNFGNNGNNSLIIEPQINYTKRFGSSNLTLMLGGTYQNNNSSGEFIRANNFSTASLMENLASATDYLLSNSFSQYRYASVFGRATFSLKEKYVVNGAIRRDASSRFGPNNKIGTFGAVGIAWLFSEERFLKSSGILSHGKLRASFGTTGNDQISDYQYLSTYGNSSYQYEGVAALAPLRIANSNFRWEKTKKIEMAVEVGLFKDRLLINANRYMNTSKSQLVAYTIPSMTGFTSYQANLPAKVSNSGWEVEVSANIIATDRFRWTSTFNITIPKTVLKEFDNLENSSYARTLVIDEDISRIYGYKFTGLDEKGKPLFETISGELTSLPSSATDAFFTIGKQTPDYYGGIGSNLSFGKWTVDIFGQFAKQMAMGGLNYTPGSFYNSFSTVLERWTPENTVTDMPAASTSNNSRFRQSSGNFFDASYFRLKTIGCSYDFGRIFFNKIDNLTIYAQAQNLFTLWDKRSALLDPESGALTTSANNLPPTRTLLLGIRASF; from the coding sequence ATGAATTTAACGCTCATAAGGGGTTTGCTGTGCCCAAAAGGCGAGCTATCGGCTTCCGGCGATCGGCTATCAGCTAAATCCCGATTCAAGAAAAGCAGTACTAATAAAAGAAATATCATCAATCTCCACACTATTGTCCGTCCTCATTTTTTGGGACGAACGACCGTGTGTAGGGACCAACGACATAAGATCATTGCGAATCACACTTTAAAGGTCGCCAATAGATACCCATATAAAACAGGCATAAAGATGGGTTTGAACGGAGTGGTCTTGCGCGCCCCTAAACCTTACGCCTTTTACCTTATAACCTTAAAGATTTTGTTCTGTGTTTGTTTGGCACACGCCCGGCAGTCCTCCTTCCCGGAGGCTGCCACCGGCGTGGCTTTACGGCAATATGTACTTAAGGGCAAAGTGTTATCAGTAGTTAATAATGATCCACTTACGGGATCAACTATAAGTATTGTTGGCAATAACATTTCTACGAAGACGGAACCAAATGGAAATTTTATTATCAAGACTGCTTTGGCAAAAGGAACATTACGTATATCACATATGGGCTATAGAAGCAAGTCCCTACTTTTCTCAATTAGCGAAGATGATGAATATATCGTCACTCTTTCTCCTGAAGAAAATGTGCTCGATGAAATTCAAGTTATAGGTTACGGAGAAACCAGCAAACGTTTTAATACGGGAAGCGTTTCTTCCATCTCCGCAAAAGAAATTGACCAACAACCCGTAACAAATGTATTATCGGCCTTGTCCGGCAGGATGCCCGGTGTGTTCGTACAGACAACAAACGGGTTACCTGGTGGAAATATAAACATTCAGATCAGGGGTAAGGGTTCAATTGCCGCGGGAACAAGTCCACTATATATAATCGACGGGGTGCCTTTCAATTCCTCAGTTGGCAATTTAACGTCAATCAGTGTCCTGTCTACCAGTGCGATAAATGGTCTTGCCAGTCCTTTGAATGCCATCAACCCAAACGACATTGAAAGCATTACTATTCTAAAAGATGCTGACGCTACTGCTATTTATGGAAGTCGCGGAAGTAACGGGGTGGTATTGATTACTACAAAAAAGGGGAAGCAGGGAAATACGAAAATAGCGATCGACATATCAAATGCCCTGAACCAAGTGGCAAACCTTCCCAAATTACTAAACATGGAAGAATATCGGACTATTCGGGAGGAAGCCTTTACAAACGATGGAAGATCGCCTTCATCGGATCCGAATTCAGCTGATTATGCGCCGGAGCTGACCGTTTGGAACGACACGCTAAATCGAAATTGGCCGGAATTTTTACTCGGCGGTACGGGCAGTATTACCAACCTATCTGCAAGAGTATCAGGAGGGAACGCTCAAACCCAATTTACCGTTAACGGAAACTATCGAGCGGAAAGCACCTATCTTCCGGGCGACAACAAATACGCAAGAGGAAGTTTGGCAACCAACATTCAGCATCAATCCGCTAATCAAAAATTTCAGGTGAATTTATCCAATTTTTTCACGCTGGATAATAACAGATTGGTCAATCCCTCCTCCAATACATACTTCAATTTAATGCTCCCTCCGAATTATCCCATCTATAACGAGGACGGCAGTTTCAACTGGCACAGTTCGAACGTGGTTGCGGAGATGAATGCCTATTCCAAGTCGAAGAATGACAATTTTTTAACCAATATTCAGCTTAAGTATAACCTTGACGAAGCGATTAATATTGCAGTAAGTGCCGGTTATAACAGGATCAATTTTGTGCAGCGACAGGTTTTTCCAGGTATCGCGCTGTACCCCGGGTCAATCAATTATACCAATTTTGGTAATAATGGCAATAACTCGTTGATCATAGAGCCTCAGATCAATTATACGAAACGCTTCGGTTCGTCCAATTTAACTCTCATGCTGGGCGGAACATATCAGAACAACAATTCGTCAGGTGAATTTATCAGAGCCAATAATTTCAGTACAGCCAGTTTAATGGAGAACCTAGCCTCAGCAACAGATTATTTGCTTTCCAACAGTTTCTCACAATACAGATATGCCTCGGTATTCGGTCGGGCAACTTTCAGTCTCAAAGAAAAGTACGTTGTGAACGGTGCCATACGGAGAGATGCATCTTCCAGATTCGGTCCCAACAACAAAATCGGAACATTCGGCGCCGTAGGGATTGCATGGCTGTTCAGCGAAGAAAGGTTTTTAAAATCCAGCGGCATTTTAAGCCATGGAAAGCTCCGTGCCAGTTTCGGCACGACAGGAAATGACCAAATAAGCGACTACCAATATCTTTCTACCTACGGCAATTCCAGCTACCAATACGAAGGCGTTGCTGCACTCGCGCCCCTGCGTATCGCCAATTCGAATTTCCGTTGGGAAAAGACCAAAAAAATAGAGATGGCCGTTGAAGTGGGGCTGTTCAAGGATAGGCTGTTAATAAATGCCAACCGATACATGAATACAAGTAAGAGCCAATTAGTTGCGTACACGATACCTTCTATGACGGGTTTCACCAGTTATCAGGCAAACCTGCCCGCTAAAGTAAGCAATTCCGGATGGGAGGTAGAAGTATCGGCCAATATAATAGCAACCGATCGGTTTAGGTGGACATCCACTTTTAACATTACTATTCCCAAGACTGTACTTAAGGAATTTGACAATTTAGAAAATTCAAGTTATGCAAGAACTTTGGTGATAGATGAAGATATTTCAAGAATTTATGGATACAAGTTTACCGGTTTGGATGAAAAAGGAAAACCTTTATTTGAAACTATTTCAGGTGAGCTGACATCGCTACCTTCCTCCGCTACAGATGCGTTTTTCACAATTGGGAAGCAAACACCGGATTATTATGGAGGTATCGGGAGTAATTTATCATTCGGCAAATGGACGGTCGATATCTTCGGACAGTTTGCCAAGCAAATGGCTATGGGAGGTTTGAATTATACACCGGGATCGTTTTATAATAGCTTTTCAACCGTACTGGAAAGATGGACACCTGAAAATACCGTCACAGATATGCCTGCTGCTTCCACCAGTAATAACTCGCGGTTCAGGCAATCTTCAGGTAATTTCTTTGATGCGTCGTATTTCAGGTTGAAAACGATTGGTTGTTCCTACGACTTCGGCCGGATCTTTTTTAACAAAATCGATAACCTGACAATTTATGCGCAAGCACAGAACCTGTTTACATTATGGGATAAGAGATCGGCGCTATTAGATCCTGAGTCAGGAGCCTTAACAACGTCCGCAAACAACTTACCACCCACGCGTACGCTTTTGCTCGGGATACGGGCTTCATTTTAA